From a single Miscanthus floridulus cultivar M001 chromosome 8, ASM1932011v1, whole genome shotgun sequence genomic region:
- the LOC136470895 gene encoding protein ROH1A-like, translated as MAAAEPPPPSGMGFFGMLSFRRSATAVASFDPAQDDELLALDALQSHVADRLNALSAHATPGAPLLSLPFLSKLLDAVVSSDAAFRGVLALTPVAAALARPPADRLAADLLDRAVKTLDVLNAASLTLASLRAAHRAALAAASCLLLAPSLHTAHLARARRAIARLFPADDSASAKACGGYGGSVASPSSRTMRARSFSVSKNWSAGRHMNAMAAHLAPPPQSSPAAAAAGVGCGLGLALYTMSSVLVFAMWALVGAVPCQDRASAASNPPVAPPKQAQWAAPMSALQERIAEEWRRKEKKGSCSGSAPTAGLLAEMQAVERAARELNSVLEEIAEEEDEEKDEERRRQGIVGEERARDVTERAEELAAACRALEDGLAPLERQVRAVFHRVVACRAEVVRCMDLSARAGTANAAAASASGVPPQHQYSF; from the coding sequence atggccgccgccgagccgccgccgccgtccgggATGGGCTTCTTCGGCATGCTGAGCTTCCGCCGCAGCGCCACCGCCGTCGCGTCCTTCGACCCGGCGCAGGACGACGAGCTCCTGGCGCTCGACGCCCTCCAGTCCCACGTCGCCGACCGCCTCAACGCGCTCTCCGCGCACGCCACCCCGGGCGCCCCGCTCCTCTCCCTCCCGTTCCTCTCCAAGCTCCTCGACGCCGTCGTGTCCTCCGACGCCGCCTTCCGCGGCGTGCTCGCGCTGAcccccgtcgccgccgcgctcgccaggcccCCCGCCGACCGCCTCGCCGCCGACCTCCTCGACCGCGCCGTCAAGACGCTCGACGTCCTCAACGCGGCGTCCCTCACGCTCGCCTCGCTCCGGGCCGCGCACCgcgccgcgctcgccgccgcgtcCTGCCTCCTCCTCGCGCCGTCGCTTCACACCGCGCACCTCGCCCGCGCGCGCAGGGCCATCGCCAGGCTCTTCCCCGCCGACGACTCCGCCTCCGCCAAGGCCTGCGGCGGCTACGGCGGGTCCGTGGCCTCGCCCTCCTCGCGCACCATGCGCGCGCGCTCCTTCAGCGTCTCCAAGAACTGGTCCGCGGGGCGACACATGAACGCGATGGCGGCGcacctcgcgccgccgccgcagtcgtcgcccgccgcggcggccgcgggGGTGGGGTGCGGGCTCGGACTGGCGCTCTACACCATGAGCTCGGTCCTCGTCTTCGCCATGTGGGCGCTGGTCGGCGCCGTGCCGTGCCAGGACCGGGCGTCCGCGGCCAGCAACCCCCCCGTCGCGCCGCCCAAGCAAGCGCAGTGGGCGGCGCCCATGTCCGCGCTGCAGGAGCGGATCGCGGAGGAGTGGAGGCGCAAGGAAAAGAAGGGGTCTTGCTCCGGCTCCGCGCCCACGGCGGGGCTCCTCGCGGAGATGCAGGCCGTGGAGCGCGCCGCGCGCGAGCTCAACAGCGTGCTGGAGGAGATCGccgaggaagaggacgaggagaaggacgaggagcggcggcggcaggggaTCGTGGGCGAGGAGCGCGCGCGGGACGTGACGGAGCGCGCCGAGGAGCTGGCGGCGGCGTGCCGGGCGCTCGAGGACGGGCTCGCGCCGCTGGAGCGGCAGGTGCGCGCGGTGTTCCACCGCGTCGTCGCCTGCCGCGCGGAGGTCGTCCGCTGTATGGACCTCAGCGCGCGCGCCGGCACCGCCAATGCCGCCGCTGCGTCCGCGTCAGGCGTGCCGCCGCAGCACCAGTACTCCTTCTGA